A genomic segment from Glycine soja cultivar W05 chromosome 18, ASM419377v2, whole genome shotgun sequence encodes:
- the LOC114395380 gene encoding phosphate transporter PHO1 homolog 9-like, whose product MKFGKEFVSQMVPEWEEAYMDYNSLKAALKNMSKFRELNESAPMASTPKGSLKRRLTLYRAFSGLTDRQRGSPRKGEDEVILVRAEEGEGSEGLYQTMFLKPSEEGAEQDLVFFKKLDHEFNKVNSFYKKMVNGMVEEAEELSKQMNALIALRIKVDNVGFRNLGSNGISTSFSMNHDINDAKTGLSRVHMDVIHEVEMSNGTHLENGSGNYEEQTTSKTSVGAFRPASLETLDHVKINMTTPETPLSTIKGLLSSSKSDQSFSKKELRKAEEQISIALKEFYNKLRLLKSYSFLNLLAFSKIMKKYDKVSSRNASKDYLKMVDSSYVGSSDEVNRLMERVEHAFIKHFANGNHRKGMNTLRPTAKKERHRITFLLGLFTGCSIALIVALIILIHARNILYSEGRTRYMDNIFPLYSLFGYIVLHMIIYSANIYLWRRYKINFPFIFGFKEGTELGYREVFLLSSGLAVLSLAAVLSNLDMEMDQRTKSFSALTELVPLCLVIVLLLITFCPFNIIYKSSRFFLIQCAFHCVCAPLYKVNFPENFLADQLTSQVQAFRSLEFYVCYYFWGNFKTRSNNCLKSDVYKAFYLIVAIIPFWIRCLQCFRRLLEERNTMHGLNGLKYISTVVALVLRTTNEFQRGMVWKILAATSSGIATIVNTYWDIVIDWGLLRRNSRNPWLREKLSVPNKNVYFVAMVLNVILRLAWMQSVLGIRETPILHRTALTALVTCLEILRRGIWNFFRLENEHLNNVGNYRAFKSVPLPFNYEDEEENTVI is encoded by the exons atgaagtTTGGGAAAGAATTTGTCTCACAAATGGTGCCAGAATGGGAAGAAGCATACATGGATTACAACTCTCTCAAAGCCGCTCTGAAAAACATGTCAAAGTTTAGAGAGCTAAACGAGTCAGCACCAATGGCATCCACACCAAAAGGGTCTCTGAAGAGAAGGTTAACACTCTATAGAGCCTTTAGTGGTCTTACTGATAGACAAAGAGGGTCTCCTAGGAAGGGTGAGGATGAAGTTATACTTGTTCGTGCTGAGGAGGGTGAAGGCTCAGAAGGGTTGTATCAGACCATGTTCCTCAAGCCTTCTGAAGAAGGGGCAGAACAAGATCTTGTGTTTTTCAAGAAACTTGATCATGAGTTTAATAAGGTGAATAGCTTCTACAAGAAAATGGTGAATGGAATGGTTGAGGAGGCAGAGGAGTTGAGTAAGCAAATGAATGCTCTGATTGCTCTTAGAATAAAGGTGGACAATGTGGGGTTCAGAAATCTTGGTAGCAATGGGATCTCAACTTCATTTTCcatgaatcatgatataaaTGATGCAAAAACTG GTCTCTCACGTGTGCACATGGATGTGATTCATGAAGTTGAGATGAGCAATGGAACGCATTTGGAAAATGGAAGTGGAAATTATGAGGAACAAACCACTTCTAAGACTTCTGTTGGGGCCTTTAGACCTGCTTCATTGGAGACCCTTGATCACGTGAAGATCAACATGACCACACCAGAAACTCCTTTGTCAACCATAAAAGGGCTTCTCTCAAGTTCAAAATCTGACCAGTCATTTAGCAAGAAAGAGCTCAGGAAAGCTGAGGAACAAATAAGCATAGCCTTAAAGGAATTCTATAATAAGCTTCGGCTTCTAAAAAGCTATAG CTTCTTAAACTTGTTGGCATTCTCAAAAATCATGAAGAAGTATGACAAG GTTAGTTCAAGGAATGCATCAAAGGATTACTTAAAGATGGTGGACAGTTCATATGTTGGAAGCTCAGATGAG GTCAATAGGCTCATGGAAAGGGTGGAACATGCCTTCATTAAGCACTTTGCAAATGGGAATCACAGAAAGGGAATGAACACATTGAGACCAACTGCTAAGAAGGAGCGGCATAGAATTACATTCTTATTGG GACTGTTTACTGGCTGCTCAATTGCCCTCATTGTGGCACTGATTATACTAATACATGCAAGAAATATTCTATATAGCGAGGGTCGTACTAGATATATGGACAACATATTTCCTCTTTACAG TCTCTTTGGATACATAGTCTTGCATATGATCATTTACTCTGCAAATATATACCTATGGAGGCGTTATAAAATCAACTTCCCCTTTATATTTGGCTTCAAGGAAGGAACAGAATTGGGATACAGAGAAGTCTTTCTTCTTAGCTCAGGCCTCGCAGTACTCTCATTGGCTGCTGTCCTCTCAAACTTGGATATGGAGATGGACCAGAGAACAAAAAGTTTTTCAGCATTGACAGAATTAGTCCCTTTATGCCTTGTCATT GTTCTGCTGCTCATAACATTTTGTCCCTTCAACATCATATATAAATCCAGCCGCTTCTTCCTTATTCAGTGTGCATTTCATTGTGTTTGTGCTCCTCTTTACAAG GTCAATTTCCCAGAAAATTTCTTGGCAGACCAGCTTACCAGCCAG GTGCAGGCCTTTAGAAGTTTGGAATTCTATGTTTGCTACTATTTCTGGGGAAACTTCAAGACCAGATCAAACAACTGCCTCAAAAGTGATGTCTACAAAGCATTTTACTTAATTGTAGCTATTATTCCATTCTGGATCCGTTGTCTTCAG TGCTTTCGACGCTTGCTTGAAGAAAGAAATACAATGCATGGGCTCAATGGGCTAAAATACATCTCAACAGTAGTAGCACTTGTCTTGAGGACTACCAATGAGTTCCAAAGAGGAATGGTTTGGAAAATTCTAGCTGCAACTTCTTCAGGCATTGCAACGATTGTTAATACATATTGGGATATTGTCATAGATTGGGGTTTGCTGAGAAGGAATTCAAGAAATCCATGGTTGAGAGAAAAACTCTCTgtaccaaacaaaaatgtatattttgttGCTATG GTGTTGAATGTTATACTGCGACTTGCATGGATGCAATCTGTTTTAGGCATTAGGGAAACTCCTATCCTGCATAGAACAGCTTTGACTGCTCTAGTAACTTGCTTGGAGATCCTTCGCCGTGGCATATGGAATTTTTTCAG GTTGGAGAATGAGCACTTGAACAATGTCGGCAACTATCGAGCATTCAAATCAGTACCCCTGCCTTTTAATTACGAAGATGAGGAAGAGAATACAGTCATATAA